GCATTGTTACTCCTACTGAATATAATGTATTAAGAATCTTATTTGCGGCCATATTTTCTTGGATATTTTTGTTTTTAAAAAAGGATTATGTACCTGTAGAGAAAAAAGACATAAAAAAGATTATATTTGTATCTTTAGTGGGATTCTTTATATTTCAATGGTTATATGGAATAGGAATAGGAAAAACTTCTGCAGGAAATACAGCTATTATAATGGGGGTTTTGCCCATTTTAGTGTCTTTACTTAATCATTTTTATGGTGTTGAGAAGATAAGCAAGAGGTCAATGCTTGCTATATTTATATCTTTTATAGGTATAGTATTTGTGATTTTTTCACCTGGAAACATAAATTTTTCAAGAGATAACATGTTGGGTGGTGTAATTATTTTTGTAAGTGCCTTTGGATATGCTGTATATATGGTCTTTTCCAAGGGACTTATAAATAAATATCCTTCAAGTGAGATAACTACATTTGCCATAAATATTACAGCAATTATGATGCTAGTAATGTCAGGACTTAACATAAACTTAAAAGCTATGAATTTTAAATTATTTATAAGTCTTCTATACTCTGGTGTTATAGCCATGTTTATAGCAAATTTCCTTTGGACTTATGGACTTAGCAAGAGTAAGAGTACTACAAGGGTTTCCTTATATAATAACTTAAACCCTGTGTTTACCGTAATATTTGCATACTTTTTCCTAGGAGAAAATATTACCAGTTGGACCATTATAGGTATTATTGCAATATTAGGTGGTTTAATATTAAAATAGTATGTGAGGAATTTTAATTGAACAAAAGAGAGGAGAATGACAATATGAATTTTTCACATCTATTTTTTAGTGGAATTATTGGCATAGGTAGCGGACTTACAAAAATGTTAAGCTTTTTTTCTAATAATGAATATGAAAACTTAAAAAGACTTGTTACTGCTATTATAGTTTTTTTCATATTTCTAGTGTTAAGAAGGGTGTTTACAAAATATGTATTATCACTAATTAATAAGTTAGTAGGAAAGATTAAAGTTTTTTCTAATTTTAAAATAATTACATCCTTTGAAAAACCAATAAATATGTTATTTGTGATTTTTGGTATATATTCTGCTTTAAGTATTTTGGGAGGTAATTATTTAATAAACAAGGTATTTATTACGAAGATCTTAAGGACCTCGTTTGTAGCTCTAATATCTTGGGGGTTATATAACTTAAGTGGAGAATTTTCACTTCTTCCTAGTGGAGTTAAAGAAAAATTTGGTTTAAAGGTAGATAAAATTTTATTTCCATTTATATCGAAGTGCATAAGAGTTTTAATAATTGCTCTTGCAGCTACTATTATATTAGCTGAATGGAATATAAATATACAAATGTTTATAACAGGAGTAGGACTTGGAGGTTTAGCATTTTCTTTAGCTGCTAAGGATGCTGCGGCCAATGTAATTGCAGGTATAATATTAATTCTTGAAAAGCCTTTTAATATAGGTGAGTGGGTATTAATAGACGGTATAGAAGGTACAGTGGAGGATATATCCTTTAGAAGTACAAGAGTTAGAACCTTTACACAAGAAGTAGTTACAATACCAAACTCTGATATAGCCAATGGACCTATTACTAACTTTACAAGAAGAAGGAAAAGAAAGTGTAACTTTACTGTAGGCATTGCATATGAAACTAGTAGAGAGAAGATAGAAAAAGCTATAGTTAGAATTGAAAATATGATAAAAGAAAATAAGAAGGTTATTAAGGAAGATGTTATGGTTGTCTTAGAAAAATTCAGCGATAGTAGTTTGGATTTAGGAGTCTATTATTTTACTAGGATTACCGATCTTAAAACATTTTTAAAGATAAAAGAACAAATAAACTTTAATATAATAGAAATATTAAAAGAAGAGGGTATAGAAATTCCTTACCCAACAAATACAGTACATCTAAACTCAGATATTAAGATTAAAGATGTTATAGAGGAAGATTCACTAAAATCAATAGAAGAGGAAATAAGCTAATTATAGATAAGGCTTATAGAATATATTTAACAATAAATAACTTATATAATGCTTGATTTTTATACTATTTAAAGTTAAATTAGATATGTAAAAAGAAATAATAAATTTAATAATTATGGATGAGGATTATTGGAGATACTTAAGCTACAATAGCTAATAGTAACCGTAGAAGAAAGTTGTAGTCCAGCTTAAGATTACATCGAAGCTTTCAGGTAATATACAATAATCGGACATGGCCCTGGAGAGTCTCTTTAATTAGAGCATCCAAGAAGCAACTTATTGTATTTATTTCAATGAGGAATCTTTCAGATAAAAGGACAGGGGGTAAAAAGCATATGGACTACTATACGCTTTTTACCCTCTTTTTATGTTCTTTTTTATAATTTACTTTTGAGGAGGCGACAAAATGTTTATGTTAAAAATTTTTGAGATAATTGGTACCATTGCGTTTGCTATATCTGGTGCCTTAGTTGGTATGCAGAAAAAATTAGATTTATTTGGAGTTACCTTTTTGGGGATAATAACAGCTGTGGGGGGAGGAATATTTAGAGACATCATACTTGGAAATTTACCACCCACAACTTTCAGAAAGCCTAGTTATTGCATCATAAGCATTATATCTTCAGTTGCTGCTTTCTATTTATATCCAGTATTTATTAATAGATATGAAGACAAGCAAGAAAGAACCCTAACTATGGAAGAGGTAAAAAACAATAAATACATGACAAAAGAGCAGCTTTTAAATATTATGACTAAGTATGACCAAATGAGAGTACTAAAGAATATTATAGTGTTATTTGATGCTATAGGACTTGGAGCATTTACAGCAGTAGGGTCGAATTTGGCATTTTATCATAAGAGTAGTAACATGTTTTTAGTTACGTGTATGGGGCTTCTTACAGGGGTAGGTGGAGGAATTTTAAGAGATACATTTGTACAGGATACTCCTATGATTTTTAAAAGAGATATATACGCAGTAGCGTCAATCTTAGGAAGTATTTTACTATATATATGTAATTATTATAAGGTATATCAAATAGTATCTTTGTATTTATGTTTTATTTTAACCTTTGGATTAAGGATTATATCTATTAAGTTCAAGCTAAATTTACCTAAGTTTAATTCGGATAAATACAATATAAGTTTATAATTCTTAATATGTTTATATTAGATATAAGTAAGATAGGAACTCATCTAACTACTATGAAACTAGATGAGTTTTTATTTTATAGGTAAGAATAGAGTATAGTTATAGATTTAGGTATGGTTGGTACTAACGTAGCCTTTTTATTTAGACACCTAGGAATCAAAAGTTTATATTAAAATTAAGACCTTATTTATAAAAATAGTGCTTAAGTGGTATAATTAAAAATAAATATAAAATTTAGGAGTAGGTGAAGTCTATGATGTACCTTGCTCAACGTTTAATTAATAATTTAGGCTATATTATTGTAATTGTTTTTATTGTAACTAGAATGTCTAGTTTTAAAAAAATTGCACGTAGGGCCAATTATAGGAAGGTTGACTTAATTTTATTATCTGTGATTTTTGGGGCTTTTGGTATATTAGGTACGTATGTGGGGACAGAGGTAAGTGGTGCTATAGCTAATACTAGAATAATAGGTATAGTCACAGGTGGAATTTTATGTGGCCCTTTTGTTGGGATAGCATCTGGACTTATAGCGGGAATCCATAGGTACTTTGTTCCCTTTGGAACCAGTACGGCACTTCCATGTGCTATTGCCACTATTTTAGCAGGAGTTATAAGCTCTAAGCTGTATAATGTTGAAAAAAAGGAACTAAGATGGTTGTATGGATTTATTTTTGGAATTATATTAGAAAGTTTAGAGATGATTCTTATATTAATAATTACCAAACCTTTTAGTATGGCCAAGGAAATTGTAGGTAGTATATACCTTCCAATGAGTTTAACTAATGCTCTAGGAATTTCATTTTTAATTATTTTAGTTCAAAATATATTAAAAGAGGAAGAGGATATTGCAGCTAATGAGGCACAAATTGCTTTGGAAATAGCTAATAAGACTTTACCTTATTTCAGAGATATAGATGGTGATTCTTTAGAAAAAATATGTACTATAATAAAAGATTCTGTAGGTGCTGATGCCGTAGCTATAACAGATAAAAATTATATTTTAGCTCATATTGGTAAAGGTGAAGATCACCATATAAAAGGAAAAGAAATAGTGACTAAAGCTACAAAACAAGTAATTGAAGATGGAGAAATTAAAACTATTACAAATAAAAAGTGTATAGAATGCTCCTTTAAGGAATGTCCATTAAGATCTGCAATTATAGTTCCTTTAAGGGAAAGAGATGAGATTATAGGAACTTTAAAAATATACTATATTCGTGAAGATGCAGTAACAAGGAGAACAAAGAATTTAGCTATAGGACTTTCTCAAATAATATCTACACAATTTGAAATAAGTAAACTAGAGAAGCTAAGAACTATGGCAAGTAAGGCAGAGATAAAAGCATTGCAAGCTCAAATTAATCCGCACTTTTTATTTAATGCTTTAAACACTATAACTTCATTTGTAAGAATAAATCCAAATAGGGCAAGAGAACTTATAATCGATCTTTCCACTTATTTAAGGTATAACTTAGATATTGGAGAAAATCCAGTTGATATTTATAGAGAATTAGAGCAAGTTAGAGCTTATATAGACATAGAAAAAGCTAGATTTGGTGAAAAATTAAATATAATATATGATGTAGATGAAGGTCTAGACATAAAAATACCTAGTCTATTAATTCAACCTTTAGTAGAGAACTCCATAAAACATGGAATATTAGAGGGTGATGGAAAGGGAACGGTATTAATTTATATAAAGAAAATTAATAGTAAGGTAAAAGTAGTAATAGAGGATGATGGTATAGGAATATCAACAGAAATTATAGATATGATATATAATGGAGATTCTATGGAAAACAAAATAGGGCTAATAAATGTACACCAAAGACTTTTGAACATATATGGTAGAGGATTGTTTATAGAAAGGTTAGATAGGGGAACTAGAATTAGCTTTGAAGTTTAGAATTTTATATTTAGGTGGTGGGATAAATGAATTGCATTATTGTAGATGATGAGTATCCAGCAAGGGAAGAACTTAAATATTTTATTGAGAATTTTAGTAGCATTAAGATAATAGGTGAGTTTGATGATTCGATAAAAGCACTTGAGTATATAGAAAATAACAAGCCTCACATTGTCTTTTTAGATATAAATATGCCTAAACTAGATGGTGTAACTTTAAGTAGGGTTTTAAGTAAAAAGAAAGATGAAATTATAATAGTATTCATAACAGCATATAAACAGTACGCAGTGGAGGCCTTTGAAGTAGATGCTTTTGATTATATATTAAAACCATTTTCAGAAGAAAGGATACTTAGAACATTAAATAAATTAAAGAGATTAGAAAATTCAAAAGTGATTAATAGTAGAATTACTCTATTAAAAGATAATAAAATGGTGGTAATTGATATAGAAGATATATGCTTTTGTGAAGCTAGAGAACGAGAGACCATAGTGTATACAGAAGAGGGAGAGTATATATCTAATAGTAGTATTTCTGAGTTTTATAAGAAATTACCTAAGAGTCATTTTTTTAAAAGTCATAGATCATATATAGTTAATATAGACAAAATAGTTGAAATAATACCATGGTTTAATAGTACTTATCAGGTTAAGGTTAAAAATAGAGATGAAGTAATTCCTGTGAGCAGAAATAATATAAATGAATTTAAAGCATTCATGGGTATATAAGGATATAATAAGTTATATGAACTTTGAACTATTTAATTTTGTTTAACACTTATGATTATATTAAAGCACTTCATGTGCTTTTTTTGTTATCTCATGCTTAATTAAAAACAAGCCTTCTACTTAATAGTATAATGAATTATGAAAATATTATGAAATTAGGGTTAATAGGAGGTATAGTCAATGGTTTCATTTTTCATATCTTTAATTGCACTTATTGTTGGATATTTTGTATATGGAGCTATAGTGGAGAAATTCTTCGGGGCTGATGAGACTAAAGAGACACCAGCTGTTAGATTGGAAGATGGTGTGGATTTTGTTCCAATGCCTATTTGGAAGATTTTCTTAATTCAATTTTTAAATATTGCAGGATTAGGACCTATATTTGGTGCTATTGCTGGGGCATTATGGGGACCTGCCGCATTTCTATGGATAGTTCTAGGTTCTATATTTGCAGGGGGAGTTCATGATTACTTTTCAGGAATGCTTTCTGTAAGACACGATGGGGCTAGTATACCTGAAATAGTAGGTAATTACCTAGGAAATGGTTTTAGACAATTCATGAGAGTATTTTCAGTTATACTATTAGTTCTTTTAGGAGTTGTATTTATAACAGGACCTGCAGGTCTTTTAGATAGCATAACTCCAAAGTCTTTAGATAAAAATTTCTGGATATACGCTATATTTACATATTATTTATTAGCTACAATGCTACCTATAGACAAGCTTATAGGTAAGGTTTACCCTATATTTGGTATATGCCTTTTATTAATGGCAGTAGGGGTAAGTGGAGGAATTATACTTAAAGGATATAAAATACCTGAAATCACTTTAACAAACTTACATCCAAAAGGATTACCAATGTGGCCACTTATGTTTATAACTATTGCTTGTGGGGCTATATCAGGATTTCACTCAACCCAATCGCCACTTATGGCAAGATGTATAACAAACGAGAAGCAAGGTAGATTTGTATTTTATGGTTCTATGATAGCTGAAGGCATAGTTGCATTAATTTGGGCAGCAGCAGCTATGGCTTTCTTCGGAAGTACTGGAGAATTGCAAAAGCAAATGACAGCACATGGTGGACAAGCTTGGGTAGTTAACACAATATCAACTTCTCTTCTTGGGAAAATAGGTGGAGTTATGGCTATATTAGGTGTTGTTGCTTGTCCCGTAACTTCAGGAGATACAGCATTTAGAAGTGCAAGGCTTACAATTTCAGATTTTTTAAATTTCAAACAAGATAAAATTAAGAATAGATTAATGCTTAGTATTCCATTGTTTTTAGTAGCTTTTGTCTTAACAAAAGTAGATTTCAATATAATTTGGAGATATTTTGCTTGGTCTAACCAAACATTAGCTACAATAGTTTTATGGACAACAGCAATGTATCTAGCTCTAAGAGGGCAATTTCATTGGATGGCTACAGCTCCAGCTACATTTATGACAGCAGTGACATCAACTTATATATTAATAGCACCAGAAGGATTTAAGATAAGTACAAAAATAGGTTATCCAGTAGGAGTAGTATTTGCAATAATAGCACTTGGTATATTCCTATCAGTAATTAAGAAAAAGGAAAAGCAAAATAAGGATGTTAACTCTGTAGTATGTAAATAGGATTTTATTTAGGTTTATACAATAAAGGCAGATAGAGAGTTTGCTCTTCCTATCTGCCTTTTTAATCTTAAAATTAAAATTAATAAAATATATTTAAGAAAAGGTTAATTAAGTTTATTCATACTTTAAAGATTCTATAGGATCTAACTTTGATGCTCTAAGAGATGGTATTAATCCAGCAATCATAGAAATTAACATAGAGAATCCTATACAACTTAATATAAGCCAAACAGGGGTTGAGAATATATTTACAGTTTCTTTTACACCTTGTTTCTTTATATACTCATTTAAGAATATTAATAGAATTTTTGAGTTAATCAAAGATAATCCTATACCGATAAGTCCTCCAAGGAAACCTAAGGCAGCAGATTCTGTTATGAATAATCCTAGTATATTTCCTTTTGAACCACCTAAAGCTTTCATTATTCCAATAGATCTTGTTCTTTCATATATAGACATAGTCATTGTATTTATAACCCCAATAGCTGCAACGAAAACTACTATAATGGCACCTACTAAAAGTAAACCTTCGATTATAGCAAAACCAGTTTTGATTTGCTTTATAGTACCTTGCACACTATTAGTTTTATATTTCATAGCTTCAATATTTTTAGATACTACATCTACTTTATTCATATCTTTAACATTTACAAAAAGAGAAACTCCGTTGTTTTTAAAATGATTTTTATCAGATTTTAAGAAATTTGATATTTCACCAGCTTCATTTATTTCACACACTGCATATACATTTTCAGCAAAATCTTTATTGATTATTCCTTTTAATTTAAAATTTTTGTACATTGGTTGTGGTGCTTTATACCCAGGAATTTCAGGTAGAGAAATTTTTAGCTTAACATCTTTTCCTAAAAGTGATTTATAATCTTTAAATCCTAGATCTTTAAGTGTATTTTCATGTACTAATATTTCACCTTTTTTAGTTATATTTTCACCGTATTTTATAGGGTTTAAATCTTTTTTGTTTTTCTTCAATCTTGATTTTTCAATCTGAGCATCAGAGAATGTTTTATATTTTGTGTTAATACCTTCTATGTTTATAGGTGCAGAGTTTTTATTTTCCTTTTTAGAGTTCGCTTTTGTAGCACTTAATTTTTTACCTTCTATTTCTATATCCTGTGCTGTTGTATTCACGCTTACAATTATATCATTTACCCCAGGCATAGTTTTAATTTTTTCTATATCTTTTTCTTCAATAACTTTCTTTAATTTTTTATCATCTTCAGTTTTAAAAGGTAAATTATTATAAGCACTAACATCAATTTGTGTAAGGGGAATTGGAACACTCTTTTTAACAGTTTCTATAACATATTTTTCAGTACCGATACCAAGGCCCATAATAAGAACAATTAACATAGTACCTATAGATATAGCGAAAGCAGTTAAAAATGTTCTAAATTTTCTTCTTTTCAAGTTTAAAAATGCATTTTTTATATAATCACTAAATTTCATAGTTTATTTCCTCCCCTTCAATAACACCATCTCTAATTTTTATAACTCTTCTTGCTTTAGCAGCATCTTCGATGTTATGAGTTACCATTATAATTGTATATCCCTTACTATTTAGGTCTCCTAAAAGCTTCATAATAGTTTCACCAGTTTTAGTGTCTAGATTTCCAGTAGGCTCATCTGCAAGAATGATATTAGGTTTGTTTACTAGAGTTCTTGCAATACTAACCCTTTGACGTTGTCCACCAGACATTTCTGTAGGCTTATGCTTTACCCTATCCTCAAGACCAACAGCAGTTAAGGCATCCATAGCCAGTTTTTTTCTTTCCTTAGTGCCAACCCCTGCAAACATTAATGGAAGCATTACGTTTTCAAGAGCAGTTAGAGTAGATTCTAGATTAAAGCTTTGAAATACAAAGCCTACCTCTTTATTTCTAAACTTAGACATTTTACTATCTTTAAATGTGCTGACATTTTCACCATTAATATGGATAGTTCCACAGGAAGGTTTATCAAGACAACCTATAAGGTTCATTAAGGTCGATTTACCTGAACCAGAAGGTCCTACTATAGCTACAAAATCACCTTTTTCAATAGTAAGATTTACATTATTTAAAACGGAAATAGATTCTTTTCCCATTTTGTACATTTTAGTAACACCTTTTATTTCTATCATTTTTATCCTCCAATGAATAATTATAATTGTTTTGCAGAAACTTAACATCACTAATGTTATAGTCTAATAGTACACTGTAATTCTTATAATAATCTTATAATAACCTTAAATTAATCTTAAGTTTATTGCGTTTTAGAAATATTAGCGTATTGGAAGATTTAAAAGTTATCAACAAAAGTTGTGGATTATTATGTGAATAACTACGTAAAAGTGTGGAAAATCATATAAAGATGTGGATAAGATATGCAAAAAAATGAAAAAGGCCCTTTGCAGTTTATTATTTGGTATGGGCAATCTTTTCTGCAAAAGCCTTGTATAGATTTAAGTACAATGAAAGTATAGCATATATATAAGCATTTTTAGTTACAAACTTGTTACACATTAAGTATAAATTCAAATAATTACATAAAAAACAAATAACCACTTGGCATTTGGGGAAATACCAAGCAGTTATTTCTTTAATGAGGTCTAATAATATTTTAATCTAATCATATTATAAGAGGATTAAAAATCCATTATGGTTATGTTAAAACCTATAAATATTCTTATAAAGAATATTCACATCTATAACAAATTTATAGAGATTCTCTATAAATATTGCTAACTAATTCTTCTGTAGCTTTAGCAGGAGAACAGCTTAGCAATAAATCTAAGCTTGGTGTATTGAATGCAAGATGAGTTAATTCATCTATTTGGTCTTCTCTAAAGCCCTCAGTTTTTAATGTTTCTGTTACGCCTATTTTTCTAAGCCATGCTCTTAAACCATCACAAGCTGTTTGAGCTTCTGATTTATCGCCAGTAAGCTCTGGTATTATTGGAGATAATACATCAGCTAAAACTTCTGGACGTGCTTCATAAGTGTATTTAACCACTGAAGGAACTAACATTGCAAGGCCTAATCCATGAGCAAGATCAGGTTTTACTGCACTTAATGGATGTTCTAATGCATGAGTTAAGTGTAGTAGACCATTATCGAAAGCAATACCAGCAATTAATGAAGCGTATGCTAAGTAATATCTTGCAGTTAAGTTTGTACCATCCTCTAAGGCAATAGGTAAGTATTTTGCAACAAGTCTTACAGTTTCTTTTGCAAGTAATATAGAGTATGGGCTTGCAACTGTAGTTGTACATGCCTCTATTACGTGATTAATAGCATCTACAGATGTAAATATAGTTTGATTTCTAGGTAATCCTGTCATCAATTGAGGATCGTCAATTGAGTATAATGGATAAGATAAATCATAAGCTATACATGGCTTGTACTTTTTCTCAAGAACACTTACAACTGCAAATCTATCTGCTTCAGTTCCTGTTCCATGAGTTGAGTTTATAGCAATAACAGGGATAGCTTCCTCTGGTGTAAATTTATATTCATATAAATCAGAACAATTATTATTTGGGTACTTAATCATTATAGCTACACTCTTAGCTGCATCTATAACACTTCCACCACCAATTGCTACAATAGCTTCTGCACCTAGTTCTAAAGCTACTTTTGTAGCTTCATCAACATGAGTTGTTGTTGGATTTGCTGTTACTTTGTTATATAATTCAAACTCCATGTTGTTATCTTTAAGTGCATTTTCCACATGGTCCCAAGCACCTGTTCTTTTATAGGAAGATGTTCCTGTTACAACTAGTATTTTATTTACATTTTTACCCTTTAGTTCTTTTAAAATATCATTAATTTTCTTTATAGCTCCAACCCCAAGAAATACAGTAGATTTACATCTAATTTCAGATATTTGATCA
The nucleotide sequence above comes from Hathewaya histolytica. Encoded proteins:
- a CDS encoding ABC transporter ATP-binding protein — protein: MIEIKGVTKMYKMGKESISVLNNVNLTIEKGDFVAIVGPSGSGKSTLMNLIGCLDKPSCGTIHINGENVSTFKDSKMSKFRNKEVGFVFQSFNLESTLTALENVMLPLMFAGVGTKERKKLAMDALTAVGLEDRVKHKPTEMSGGQRQRVSIARTLVNKPNIILADEPTGNLDTKTGETIMKLLGDLNSKGYTIIMVTHNIEDAAKARRVIKIRDGVIEGEEINYEI
- a CDS encoding mechanosensitive ion channel family protein, producing MNKREENDNMNFSHLFFSGIIGIGSGLTKMLSFFSNNEYENLKRLVTAIIVFFIFLVLRRVFTKYVLSLINKLVGKIKVFSNFKIITSFEKPINMLFVIFGIYSALSILGGNYLINKVFITKILRTSFVALISWGLYNLSGEFSLLPSGVKEKFGLKVDKILFPFISKCIRVLIIALAATIILAEWNINIQMFITGVGLGGLAFSLAAKDAAANVIAGIILILEKPFNIGEWVLIDGIEGTVEDISFRSTRVRTFTQEVVTIPNSDIANGPITNFTRRRKRKCNFTVGIAYETSREKIEKAIVRIENMIKENKKVIKEDVMVVLEKFSDSSLDLGVYYFTRITDLKTFLKIKEQINFNIIEILKEEGIEIPYPTNTVHLNSDIKIKDVIEEDSLKSIEEEIS
- a CDS encoding trimeric intracellular cation channel family protein, translating into MFMLKIFEIIGTIAFAISGALVGMQKKLDLFGVTFLGIITAVGGGIFRDIILGNLPPTTFRKPSYCIISIISSVAAFYLYPVFINRYEDKQERTLTMEEVKNNKYMTKEQLLNIMTKYDQMRVLKNIIVLFDAIGLGAFTAVGSNLAFYHKSSNMFLVTCMGLLTGVGGGILRDTFVQDTPMIFKRDIYAVASILGSILLYICNYYKVYQIVSLYLCFILTFGLRIISIKFKLNLPKFNSDKYNISL
- a CDS encoding DMT family transporter, giving the protein MKYSNYHVDIILILVSMIWGIKPIVIKGSLGIVTPTEYNVLRILFAAIFSWIFLFLKKDYVPVEKKDIKKIIFVSLVGFFIFQWLYGIGIGKTSAGNTAIIMGVLPILVSLLNHFYGVEKISKRSMLAIFISFIGIVFVIFSPGNINFSRDNMLGGVIIFVSAFGYAVYMVFSKGLINKYPSSEITTFAINITAIMMLVMSGLNINLKAMNFKLFISLLYSGVIAMFIANFLWTYGLSKSKSTTRVSLYNNLNPVFTVIFAYFFLGENITSWTIIGIIAILGGLILK
- a CDS encoding ABC transporter permease, with the protein product MKFSDYIKNAFLNLKRRKFRTFLTAFAISIGTMLIVLIMGLGIGTEKYVIETVKKSVPIPLTQIDVSAYNNLPFKTEDDKKLKKVIEEKDIEKIKTMPGVNDIIVSVNTTAQDIEIEGKKLSATKANSKKENKNSAPINIEGINTKYKTFSDAQIEKSRLKKNKKDLNPIKYGENITKKGEILVHENTLKDLGFKDYKSLLGKDVKLKISLPEIPGYKAPQPMYKNFKLKGIINKDFAENVYAVCEINEAGEISNFLKSDKNHFKNNGVSLFVNVKDMNKVDVVSKNIEAMKYKTNSVQGTIKQIKTGFAIIEGLLLVGAIIVVFVAAIGVINTMTMSIYERTRSIGIMKALGGSKGNILGLFITESAALGFLGGLIGIGLSLINSKILLIFLNEYIKKQGVKETVNIFSTPVWLILSCIGFSMLISMIAGLIPSLRASKLDPIESLKYE
- a CDS encoding LytR/AlgR family response regulator transcription factor is translated as MNCIIVDDEYPAREELKYFIENFSSIKIIGEFDDSIKALEYIENNKPHIVFLDINMPKLDGVTLSRVLSKKKDEIIIVFITAYKQYAVEAFEVDAFDYILKPFSEERILRTLNKLKRLENSKVINSRITLLKDNKMVVIDIEDICFCEARERETIVYTEEGEYISNSSISEFYKKLPKSHFFKSHRSYIVNIDKIVEIIPWFNSTYQVKVKNRDEVIPVSRNNINEFKAFMGI
- a CDS encoding carbon starvation CstA family protein, translating into MVSFFISLIALIVGYFVYGAIVEKFFGADETKETPAVRLEDGVDFVPMPIWKIFLIQFLNIAGLGPIFGAIAGALWGPAAFLWIVLGSIFAGGVHDYFSGMLSVRHDGASIPEIVGNYLGNGFRQFMRVFSVILLVLLGVVFITGPAGLLDSITPKSLDKNFWIYAIFTYYLLATMLPIDKLIGKVYPIFGICLLLMAVGVSGGIILKGYKIPEITLTNLHPKGLPMWPLMFITIACGAISGFHSTQSPLMARCITNEKQGRFVFYGSMIAEGIVALIWAAAAMAFFGSTGELQKQMTAHGGQAWVVNTISTSLLGKIGGVMAILGVVACPVTSGDTAFRSARLTISDFLNFKQDKIKNRLMLSIPLFLVAFVLTKVDFNIIWRYFAWSNQTLATIVLWTTAMYLALRGQFHWMATAPATFMTAVTSTYILIAPEGFKISTKIGYPVGVVFAIIALGIFLSVIKKKEKQNKDVNSVVCK
- a CDS encoding sensor histidine kinase yields the protein MMYLAQRLINNLGYIIVIVFIVTRMSSFKKIARRANYRKVDLILLSVIFGAFGILGTYVGTEVSGAIANTRIIGIVTGGILCGPFVGIASGLIAGIHRYFVPFGTSTALPCAIATILAGVISSKLYNVEKKELRWLYGFIFGIILESLEMILILIITKPFSMAKEIVGSIYLPMSLTNALGISFLIILVQNILKEEEDIAANEAQIALEIANKTLPYFRDIDGDSLEKICTIIKDSVGADAVAITDKNYILAHIGKGEDHHIKGKEIVTKATKQVIEDGEIKTITNKKCIECSFKECPLRSAIIVPLRERDEIIGTLKIYYIREDAVTRRTKNLAIGLSQIISTQFEISKLEKLRTMASKAEIKALQAQINPHFLFNALNTITSFVRINPNRARELIIDLSTYLRYNLDIGENPVDIYRELEQVRAYIDIEKARFGEKLNIIYDVDEGLDIKIPSLLIQPLVENSIKHGILEGDGKGTVLIYIKKINSKVKVVIEDDGIGISTEIIDMIYNGDSMENKIGLINVHQRLLNIYGRGLFIERLDRGTRISFEV
- a CDS encoding iron-containing alcohol dehydrogenase is translated as MWEKNMPIDQISEIRCKSTVFLGVGAIKKINDILKELKGKNVNKILVVTGTSSYKRTGAWDHVENALKDNNMEFELYNKVTANPTTTHVDEATKVALELGAEAIVAIGGGSVIDAAKSVAIMIKYPNNNCSDLYEYKFTPEEAIPVIAINSTHGTGTEADRFAVVSVLEKKYKPCIAYDLSYPLYSIDDPQLMTGLPRNQTIFTSVDAINHVIEACTTTVASPYSILLAKETVRLVAKYLPIALEDGTNLTARYYLAYASLIAGIAFDNGLLHLTHALEHPLSAVKPDLAHGLGLAMLVPSVVKYTYEARPEVLADVLSPIIPELTGDKSEAQTACDGLRAWLRKIGVTETLKTEGFREDQIDELTHLAFNTPSLDLLLSCSPAKATEELVSNIYRESL